The sequence CAGCGCATCGACTTTGGCCACGGAAAAGAAGCCAAAGCTCCTTCAATGGCCTCTTTGAGGACCGATGACATAGGCCGCCCGCGGCTGCAAACGACAGAGAACAAAAACGTTCCCTTGGGCGTTTCACGCTTCTCGCATTGATCCAAGGTTACACCGTTGGCCGCAAGAAAACCCTGTATCGCCTTTTCCGGTGCATCAACACGCGGCCCGCGCCGCTCCTCCGAGACATCCGGCGTGGCCTCGGGCAGGCCATCAATAACCAGCGTCAACCGGCGTGGTGTCACGTATGTCCGGGTCTCCGGAGCAGAGAAGCCCGCTTTCTGCAGCCCGTCACAAACCAGACGCTCCAAGGCCTCAGCCGCAGCAGCCTGCATACGGGCCGGTATTTCCTCGGACAGAAGCTCAAGCAAAAGGGACTGTGCCATGATATCAGCCCTCCGCAGCAACAAGATGACCACGCGCTTTCAGCCACCCTTCGCAACACGCCTTGGCCAGAGCCCGCACGCGACCAATGTAGGCCGCCCGTTCTGTTACAGAAATGACCCCGCGCGCATCCAGAAGGTTAAAGCGGTGGGATGCCTTGATGCACTGGTCATAGGCCGGCAACGGCAACCCGGCAGCCAACAGGGACTGACACTCTTTTTCAGCGTCACGGAAGTGATTCAACAGCATGGTGGTATCGGCATACTCAAAGTTGTGGGCTGAATATTCGACCTCGGCTTGGTGAAAAATGTCACCGTAGGTTACGCCAGCCCCATTGAAATCCAAGTCATAGACGTTCTCGACCCCCTGGATGTACATCGCCAAGCGCTCCAGACCATACGTAATCTCGGCCGGAACTGGGTTGCACTCGAAGCCGCCAACCTGCTGGAAGTAGGTAAACTGGGTCACCTCCATCCCGTCACACCACACTTCCCACCCCAAGCCCCAAGCCCCGAGCGTCGGGCTTTCCCAGTCATCCTCGACAAACCGGATGTCATGTTTCATAGGATCAATGCCCAGCGCCCGGAGAGAGTCTAGGTAAAGCTCCTGAATGTTGTCCGGGGACGGCTTCATGATGACCTGAAACTGATAGTAATGCTGCAGGCGGTTGGGGTTCTCGCCATAGCGCCCATCCGTCGGACGGCGGGAAGGCTGAACATATGCGGCATTCCAAGGGTCTGGACCCAGAGCCCTCAAGGTTGTTGCGGGGTGAAAAGTCCCCGCACCCACCTCCATGTCATAGGGCTGAAGAATTGCGCAGCCGTGACCGGCCCAGAATTGCTGGAGGGTAAGAACAAGCTGCTGGAAACTGGGAGATTTGGACAAAGGGCCTAGTGCGGGCATACGACAAGGTTCCGGGGAGGTACAATACCACAGGGTTGAAAGGAACCTGAAAACTACCCGCCCCGACACATACGGTCAAACCCCTTTTGAAACGGATGCCATTCGCGCTTTCACACGTACTACGACAAGGCCATAGCCGTATCCACAGAAAGAGCGTCACGCAAAACAGCCTGCGCCGCATCCGTAAAGTCCCCGGTAGCATTGTGCAGGACAATCCCGGGCAAAAGACGCATCGGCGAACCGTACCCCTTGCGGGCACGAACCAATACCCTCTTTGCCTCCTGACCAACGCGGGGCCATAGGGGAATGATCTCCACCCCACCGGCACGCCCCTGCAAGGTTGCCAGCATTTCCCCCAGACGATCCATACGATGCACAACGACCAGCCACCCACCTAGCTTCAGGCAGCGCAGACAAAATATCATCCAGTCCCGAAGGGGCACATTCTCCATGTGGGCATGCGCGCGCCCTGGATCGGAAGGAAAAGTACCCTGCCCGTGATACGGAGGATTGGAAATCACAACATCGAACGAAGATCCCGGAACGGGCGCAGGCCTGCTACGCAAATCGGCACACAGGACATTGCAGCGGTCCTCATACCCGTTAACAAGAACCGACTGTCGCGCCAGATCGGCATGGGACGGGACAAGCTCGACACCACACAGAGAATCAACCGGCAGACGCGCCAACAAACACAAGGCCGCCGCCCCGGTTCCCATTCCTACATCCAGAACTTTCCCGCAGCCGAACCCCGGAACAGCCGCAGCCAGAAAGACAGGATCCAGCGCGACACGATAACCCTCCAACGGCTGAAGAAGGCGCACACGCCCCCCCAGCAACTTATTCTCTTCCACCATTGCCTTCATCATTCTGGTTACAGTTTTTATATCCTAGCAAAGCGACTGGAAACCATCACCAGCATCAGACCGCACAAAAGCATTTATGACCACAGGGGCATTGTTCCTTGACCGCAACAGCGCCGAAATCCTATGCTCCGGCGCACACTGTAACTCCTCCAGACTATTCAGGATTGGCCGTGACCAACCCACCAAACGCCGAAACAATAGCCTGTCCGCAGACGGCAGATACCAACGCCTTGGATGTGCTGGGCGATCTTGTTGCCGATGACATGAAACGCGTCAACGAGACAATTGTCCAGCGCATGCAAAGCCCGGTTGCCCTCATACCCCAGTTAGCGGGTCATCTTGTTGCGGCCGGAGGCAAGCGTCTGCGCCCTATGCTGACCTTGGCAAGCGCGCGCCTGTGCGGCTATGAGGATGGAGAAGACCACATTCGCCTGGCAACTTGTGTAGAGTTCATCCACACAGCCACGCTGCTGCATGATGACGTGGTGGATGAGAGCGTCCTCCGTCGTGGCCAAGCCAGCGCCAACGCCCTTTTTGGTAACAAGCCCAGCGTTCTGGTCGGGGACTTTCTGTTCTCAAGGGCCTTCGAGCTGATGGTCGAAGTTGGCAACCTGCCCGTCTTGGGCATCCTGTCCCGCGCCTCTGCCGTCATTGCCGAAGGCGAAGTGCAGCAGTTGATCACCACCAATGACATTGATACAAGAGAGGAGTCTTATCTGGAGGTCATCAGCGGCAAGACCGCAGAATTGTTTGCAGCCGCATGCAAGGTTGGCGCCGAGGTTGCCGGACGCACACATGCCGAGGCCAATGCTCTCTACGCATACGGTATGGCCTTAGGGCTGGCCTTCCAGATCGTGGACGATTGCCTTGATTATTCCGCCAACCAGGAACGCCTAGGGAAAACTATTGGCGACGACTTCCGTGAAGGAAAGATTACCCTGCCAGTTATCCTAGCCCTACAACAGGCCAACCGTGACGAACGTGCATTCTGGAGCCGAACACTCGGGGAACTACAGCAGAATGAAGGGGACTTGGAGCAGGCCATGGCATTGATGAAACGCCACGGCGCCTTGGAAGCAACCGCGCAACGGGCACGTGAATACGGCGAGCAGGCAAAGGAAGCCCTGAAGATTTTCCCGCCCTCCCCCATGCATCAGGCTCTCCGCGATATTGTTGGCTTTTGCATCAGCCGGGCCTGGTAAAGGGAAATCTGCAACATGCGAACAATGAGACCTTGCTGCACCATTCCAGTAAGGTTATAAGCACCTTCCTTCGCGCCCTCAGGGATGCATGGATATCGGAGTGTAGCTCAGCCTGGTAGAGCACTGTCTTCGGGAGGCAGGGGCCGGAGGTTCGAATCCTCTCACTCCGACCATTTTAGAAGCGCCGCCTTCAAGCGGTGCTTTTTTTGCAGAATAAGGGACATGCTCCCAGATAATTGTTCTTGCCAGGGAAATTCAGGAACGTTATAAGCACACGCCTTGGCGCTGCAATGTAACGGAGTGTAGCTCAGCCTGGTAGAGCACTGTCTTCGGGAGGCAGGGGCCGGAGGTTCGAATCCTCTCACTCCGACCAGATTACGGCCCCAAGCAGGGGGAAATCAGTGACTTTCCATCAAGCTTTCTAATACGAGTGACCCAAACAAGGGACGCGTATTGTTTACCCTGTTGACGGAACTGCCGTATCACCTCATATCCTTCACACCACATCTGTTTGGAAAACGGCGCAAACGCGCCAGACAAGGACGATATCATGTCAGATCATCCGATTTTCAAGGACATCCAGCGCGACATCGACGAGAACGCCGTCGTTCTGTTCATGAAAGGGTCCCCAAACTTTCCGCAGTGCGGTTTTTCCGCTGCTGTCGTTCAGGTTCTCAGTCACTTCGGCGTTGATTTCAAAGGTATCAATGTTCTGGACAGCGACGAACTTCGCCAAGGCATCAAGGAATTCAGCAACTGGCCGACCATCCCCCAGCTGTACATCAAGGGGGAATTCATCGGCGGCTGTGATATCGTGCGCGAAATGGCAACAAACGGCGAGCTTGTTAAGTTGCTCCAAGACAAGGGAATACCCGTCAGCTCCTGATGCATACCGAACCGGGCTGCCAGCAACATCAGCGGCGCCCGGCTTCTTTGTGATCTCCTGCACATAAAAAAAGCCACCCTGATGGGTGGCTTTTTCGTATCCAGCTTCTCGAACGCCTTAGCGGCTGTAGAATTCGACCACCAGATTGGGTTCCATTTGCACCGGGTAAGGAACATCAGCAAGCTTCGGCGTACGAACAAACGTACCCTTCAGCGCCTTGGCGTCCACTTCCATGTACTCAGGAACATCACGCTCGGACGAAGCGACCGCTTCCATGACCAAGGCCATTTCACGGGACTTTTCACGAACGGACACAACATCACCCTCACGGACCATATAGGACTGGATGTTGACCCGACGGCCATTCACGCGCACATGGCCGTGGTTGATAAACTGGCGTGACGCAAACACGGTCGGCACAAACTTCATACGGTACACAACGGCATCGAGACGACGCTCAAGAAGACCGATCAGGTTCTCGGAGGTATCGCCCTTGCGACGCACGGCTTCAGCGTAATACTTGCGGAACTGCTTCTCGCTGATATTACCGTAGTAGCCCTTCAGCTTCTGCTTAGCCATCAGCTGAGTGCCATAATCCGAGGGCTTCTTGCGGCGCTGACCATGCTGACCCGGACCATACTCACGCTTGTTGATCGGAGACTTGGCGCGGCCCCAGAGGTTAACGCCAAGGCGGCGGTCTATCTTGTACTTTGCGGAATGACGCTTCGACATAACAGGTCGTTGCCCTTTTAAAATCTATACGTTGTTGTCCCGATAGTCCGGCCCCGGATACACAGGAAACGGGCGGCGGGGCAAGGCATCCAAACCAAAAGCCATGCCCACATTCTCGGAAATGGAGGATGGCATTATCGCGATAGGTACCGCGATGTCAAATGATGAATCAGCCACAAGACTGGTTCCGAGCTGATCTAAACAGCTTCCAATATACGCCCCCCACAAAAACACCACCCCCAATTACGTTGGCGAGCGTCACAATACCAAGATTCTTCAGGGCGCTAACCGCATCAATATGGGGGCGGCTGTCCACAGCTAATTTTCCAATATCCATCCAGAAGGAATCAGGAGCTCCATACTCGATCATCAACCCCATGGGAATAAAGTACATATTGGCAACGCAGTGCTCTCCCCCTGCGGCAACAAAGCCGGCGATAGGCAACACAATCACTATAATCTTGTCAGCTACTGTACGACCGGCATTGGCCATCCAGACAGCCATACACACCATGATATTGCACAGAATGCCTAGAAAGAAAGCTTGGCTGGCTGGCAGAGACGCCTTCGCAGATGCAATATAAAGAGCGTTTGCGCCAACAACGCCATGCCCCTGCATGTACTGTCCACCAAGGAAGATCAGACCGGCAAAGGCCACGGCACCAACAAAGTTGGAACACCACACCACTGCCCATGAACGTACCATATGCCCAAAACTCAGACGCCCGCTGGCAACAGGCATACTTATCAAGCAATCACTGGTAAATAACTGACCACCCCCCAGCATAACCAAGGAAAGCCCGACTGTGAAACAGAAGCCTCCCAGCATTTTGGTAACCCCGTAGGGCAAGGCTGAATGCGGATCACCCGACATGACGACCGTAGCGAAAAGCGCACCAACCCCGATAAAAATACCCGCTAGGACTCCTTGAATCATTTTTCCCGACAGACTGTTCACAGCTTTCTTGTATGCAAGATCCTCGTTGTACTGGGCAAGCTGGTCCGGGGGTAAGACATCAGGCGTCGAGCGGTGCGAGGACAAAGGCACACAAGGGGTCTGCTCATTGACAGCTGTGGGACTGACAGCCTGAACGGCGTGGTTCATGGAATACTCTCCGTAGAATACTCAAAAAGAGGGGTACAGCATGGAATGCTATACCCGGATTATTTTTGGGCATATTAATCCGGGCGGCGGGAAAGGAAACCTGCAGAACAAGCAATGCCCCCATGCACCAAGCCGTGACCAGACGGACAACGGCTTGACACCCCGCTATGAGGACAAACCGGGGAAATGGTACTCTTTCACCTCTATGCAGGCAGAACCGGGCGGCAGGGTACTTCCATGACACAGACAGCAGACTGCTACGGCGTTCACTGGACCGATGGTATTGCTTGGCTGCACCAAGGCGGCGAACCGACAACCCTGGCCGACAAACCGGCACAACAAGTACAGGGCATTGCCCGCGAAGACCGCTGTAATCACGCGATTCCAATCCACGCCACATCAGCCGCACAGCCACACAGGGAAATGCTGTCCACCGTCTGGAAAGACCTGATGTTTCAGGCCATGCTCCCTGTTCCCAAAACAGGCCCCGGGATCTGGTATTTTGATGTGGAGCTTCTCTACCCGACGCTGCTGTGCAAGCTTTCAAGCCCTGTCTTTGCGCCAATACGGGCCATGGCCAACATGACGCTGGAGCAAATTATCGACGCGATGGGCCAGAGCAACGTCCAACCGCTGCTTCTGACCGGGGTACGAGATCGTCATGCACAGCTGGTTGAACGCCTTGTGGCAGCAGCCCCGGCCCTGCCCCGCACCCTGATCCTGATCGGCAAGGCCGAGATGCCGCTTTCCCACTCGTTCAGCATGCTGCCCGATCTTCCCCTGCAAAACCTGATCCTGCCACCATGGGAACAGCTTGGCGCCAATATCCTGCGCGACTACATGCTCGGCCGCCTGACCAGCGAGGGTGGCGCCGGCTATGGCGCCTCAGAAAGCAGCAGCGCCGCAACCTGACCCTATTCAGGCTCTGCGTCACCTGCCCCGGAATGAAAATCCGGTGGAGTGTTGCTTCCGTTGCTGTTGCGAGGTGGACGATCGGGACGACGCCCCCAGCGCAGCTCCCGCACGATACCGTGCAGAGTACGCACTTCCTGCGAACTCAGGCCATTGCGGGAAAAGATAGAACGAATATTCCGCACCATGCCCGGGCGCTTCTCAGGAACGCGTAAAAAGCCGCTGGCATCAAGCTCCCGCTCCAGATGCTGGTAAAGACCCGACAGTTCCTCTTGTGTTGCCAAGGGAGACTGCCGTTCAGGGGGGCGCTCGGACGGGGTTTCATCAAGGCCCGTAAACCATTCATACCCGACAAGCAAAACTGCCTGGGCCAAGTTCAGGGAACAAAACCACGGATTCAGGGGTATTTCCATGACGGCAGACGCCAGTGCAACATCATCGTTCTCCAGCCCTGTCCGTTCCCGGCCAAACAAAATACCGGCTGGCTGCAATGGCTGGGCTGCCAATGCCAGACGCATCTCAGCCCCGGCCTGACGCGGCGTTACAAGACGCTTCATCATGTCACGCCGCCGCGCTGTCGTTGCATAAACATGCACAAGATCAGCCACGGCATCTTCGGTCGAATCATAGATACGGGCCTGCTCCAGAACCGCATCGGCACCAGAAGACGCCGCCCGGGCCCGTTCCGTCAAATGATCAGGCCGAGGACGCACCAGACGCAAATCCCCTAGGCCACAATTCCCCATGGCGCGGGCACAGGTCCCAATATTTTCCCCAAGCTGGGGCTCCACCAGGATAATGGCCGGCGTCACCCCCCGAGCAGCCGTTACATCCTTTGGCAACAAGGCCCTTCCGCGTTCCCGCCATCCAGCCTCGGCCGGAATATCACTCATGGTCGATCATTCCTCGTTGCTCCAATAATTCCGGTATCAATGGCAAAACATCATGCCGGGACTGCCCGGGCACAAAAGCGGGGTCATAGACCAGCTCCGCCACTATGCGACCGGCAGGAAGAAATCCAAGCCCGTCAGGACGACTGCGGAATACATCAGATGCCGTGCGGGCATCAATCCCAAATCCCAAGGCCTTGGCCAAACCATGCCCCAGACATGTGGCACGCGCGGAACGCCCCACATCATCACGAACAAGCAGAACGACATTGCTCAAGGCAGGCCCTTCTGCACCCAACACGGTACAGCCACGGCGACGATCGGCGAGTTCAGCCGCATGGGTACGTGGGATCACATTCTGAAACGCCAGATCGGCCAAGGCTTGCTCTGGAAGAACCAGGATACGCAGGGAGGCATCGGATGGATCTTCCAGAAGGTGACGAGAATTCTCCGTGGCAGGCAAATCAACCAAGGAAAGAGACAGGCCACGAACGCTGTTCCACGCTGTAACATACTCCCGCAACGCCATAGTCCAAGGACGCTCGTCATCATCACGCTCAAGGGGCTGGCCTTTTACACCCACAGTGACCGGGGCTGTCCAGCGCCGAAGCACAGGCCCCTGCCCCGCCGGGCCCTGCTCCCCAAATCCGGAAAAGGCAACGGAATCGAAAAGCCTCACAACCTGTTCCGGCTGCGGTGCCCCCTGATGACGACCACCTAAAGCCGAGAACCAGGCAAGGGCAAACATCCCGAGGATCAACCCCGCCGTCAGGAACGCAACATTCCGGAACATGATATAGCCAGGAGAATGCATTTATAAGTACCACCTGTCTGCCGCCATGATTGCCACCGCTGCAAGGTGAAGCAAAGACACTGCCGCATTCAAGACTTCTGTGAGAAGACCAAGACAGAATTCCCCTTGCGGGGTCAATCTTTGATGGTAAAAGATTTCAATGCTCACGTATTTATTCACCAGATCACAGCAAGGCACGATCTTTTTATGACCCTCATTCCATGGCTTTTTCTGTTTGCCGGTGCGGCGTTGCTATGGCTTCCCAACCGCTTCCGCACGCTGTCATATACCGTGCTGATCGCAGGCTATGGTGCAGCAGCCCTAAACGGGCACCTTGACTTCCCGGCTCTGGTTCCTGTCCTTCTTCTGGGACTCAGTGCCGTATTGATTCAACGGGAACGCTGGATCCGGACCGCCGGCTTTGCCCTGTTTACACTCACAGCAACGGTCCTTGCCCTTCACAAGGCTCCGGGATTCGAGAACCTTGAAGTCATCACGGCTGATGTGCTGTCAGAGGGAGCCGCCCCGGCAAGCCTGTGGCTGAACCTCGACAAACCACTGGTCGGATTCTGGCTCATGCTGTTCCTTCCCTGGTGCCTTGCCGAACCCCATACAAAACATCCCGTGATACAGACAGCTTTGGTCTTGGCTGGAACGGTATCTGTATGCCTGGGCCTCGGCTTTATCACCGACAGTATAACCTGGGCACCCAAATGGCCTGAATGGGGATGGCTGTGGGCACTGAACAATCTTCTTCTGGTTTCAATGGCCGAGGAGGCTTTCTTCAGAGGCTTTGTACAGGGAGGGATGGAACGCCTCTGGGGCCACAAACGGTACGGAAAAACACTGGCTCTGGTTCTTGCCGCGCTCTTGTTCGGGCTTGCCTACCACCGCGGTGGAATGGCCTGGATCAGCTTGGCAACTGTCGCCGGCATTGGCTATGGCCTGGCATGGCGTGCGGGGGGATTACGGTCTGCTGTGGCCACTCACTTTGGCCTGAACCTCATCCACTTTAGCTTGTTTACCTATCCCATCCTAGCGAGTGCCACCTGAAACCTAGTCGAAAAGAGGGCGGGCCTGCAAGCCCGCCAGCCTGTTTCGTGCCTACCTTGATCAGGATGTCATTTGCGTTTCCATAACCTCACGCAAGGGACACCCCCGGTCCATTGCCTCAGCCACCCAGGCACCAACGCGGTGATGGGCATCACGGAAGGGAACGCCTTGTCGTACCAAGTCCTCAAGAATGCGGGTTGCATCCAGATAGCCTGACTCTGCCGCACGACACATGGCATCCGTCCTGAAGATAAGGGACTCCAGAAGGGCCGGCATGATCCCAAGACATGCAACCAAGGTATCAACGGTATCAAACAAACCTTCCTTGTCTTCCTGCATATCCTTGTTGTAACTCAACGGCAGAGCCTTCATCACCGTCAGCATACTCATAAGGTTCCCGAACACCCGCCCGCTCTTTCCACGAACAAGCTCGAAAACATCGGGGTTTTTCTTGTTGGGCATCAAGGATGATCCGGTAGAAAAAGCGTCATCCAGAACAACAAAACCGAACTCGGTGCTGGCCCATACAATCATGTCTTCGGCAAGCCGTGACAGATGCATCATCACGAGAGCAGCCACGCCATGAAACTCGATGATGTAGTCGCGGTCGCTGACGGCATCAATCGTGTTTTCAATAACGCCATCAAAGCCAAGCTCGGATGCAACAAAGGAACGGTCCAGAGGCAAGGTACTGCCCGCCAAGGCCCCTGCTCCAAGGGGGCACTGGTTCATCCGACTTTTCCAATCCTTCAACCGCCCGATATCACGCCCGAACATAGCTGCCCACGCGCCGAAGCATCGCCCCAACGGAACAGGCTGGGCCTGCTGCAGGTGCGTATACCCCGGCATGGCATCATTGATGTGACGCTCCTCAAGCTTCAACAAGGTTGCATGTACGGCCTGTAGATACCCTTGTACCTTTTGTCCGGCATCACGGGCATACAGACGCAAATCCAGCGCAACCTGATCATTCCGGCTCCGCCCGGTATGCAGCTTCTTACCGGTATCACCAATCTTTTCGATCAGGCGCTGCTCGACGAACATGTGAATGTCTTCAGCCGTGGATTCAGACGGGATTCCCCCCTGCTCCAGTTCCCCAAGGATCTCAGCCAGACCTGCATCTATGTCGTCAGCATCCTGCGGCGTAATCAGACCTTGCCGGGCCAGCATGCGCGCATGAACTCGGCTACCTTCGATATCAAACCGATACAGGCGGCAGTCAAATGGCAGGGATGCATTGAAACGGGCAACACTCGGGTCCATCGGCTTGCGGAAACGCCCACCCCAGACTGCGTTGGTCATGCCGGAACCTCCTCCTGCGTTCTAGACTGCCGGTGCACCATGCCGTACACCTTGGCCGGCAAGGAGAAAAGGTTGATGAACCCCTGCGCATCGGCTTGGTTATACAGGCTGTCTTCCTCGAACGTAGCCAAGTCCGCATTATAAAGACTGCAGGGAGATTTCAAGCCCGCATACTGAACATTCCCCTTGTACAGGCGCACAGTAACGGTCCCGGTCACGTTCTTCTGGGTTTCATTGAAAAAAGCATCCAGTGCCTCCCGACTTTGGGAGAACCATTGTCCTTCGTATACCAGATCAGCATAGGCAGGCTTCATGGACTGCTTCAACCGCAGCATGGCCCGGTCAAGACAGGCTGTTTCCAGGATATGATGAGCCTTGTACAGAACGGCAGCAGCAGGCGATTCGTAAATGCCCCTTACCTTCATGCCAACCAGGCGGCTTTCAATAATGTCGGCGACCCCGATACCATGCCGGCCCGCACGCGCGTTCAAGGCAGAAAGAAGGGATACGGGATCCATGGGAACGCTATCCAGGGCAACCGGTACCCCCTGCACAAACTCAAGAGAAAGAAACTCTGCATCAGCAGACGCTTTCTCCAGCACCTCGGTCATCAGCAACACGTCATCAGGCTGTCCTGTATCCAGCCTTTCTAGACATCCCCCTTCATGGGACACAAACCAGATGTTCCGGTCACGGGAATAGGGCGACGACGGGCTGACCGGGACCTCAACACCATGTGTCTGGGCATAGCGAATGGCATCCTGGCGTGATGTGATAGACCAGCTCCTCCAAGGGGCAATAACCTTGATGTCCGGCGCCAGCGCATTAATGGTGTACTCAAACCGAACCTGGTCATTCCCCTTCCCGGTCGCGCCATGCACAATGGCTGATGCACCGGTGGAACGGGCCACCTCGACCAACTTTTGCGCAATCAAGGGGCGGGAAATGGTCCCCAAGACATACTGCTCCTCGTACAAAGCACCCGCCTTGACAAGAGGCCATACATAATCCGTTACGAATGCCTTGCGAACATCCACC comes from Haematospirillum jordaniae and encodes:
- a CDS encoding RNA methyltransferase; its protein translation is MSDIPAEAGWRERGRALLPKDVTAARGVTPAIILVEPQLGENIGTCARAMGNCGLGDLRLVRPRPDHLTERARAASSGADAVLEQARIYDSTEDAVADLVHVYATTARRRDMMKRLVTPRQAGAEMRLALAAQPLQPAGILFGRERTGLENDDVALASAVMEIPLNPWFCSLNLAQAVLLVGYEWFTGLDETPSERPPERQSPLATQEELSGLYQHLERELDASGFLRVPEKRPGMVRNIRSIFSRNGLSSQEVRTLHGIVRELRWGRRPDRPPRNSNGSNTPPDFHSGAGDAEPE
- the grxD gene encoding Grx4 family monothiol glutaredoxin, whose product is MSDHPIFKDIQRDIDENAVVLFMKGSPNFPQCGFSAAVVQVLSHFGVDFKGINVLDSDELRQGIKEFSNWPTIPQLYIKGEFIGGCDIVREMATNGELVKLLQDKGIPVSS
- a CDS encoding formate/nitrite transporter family protein, whose translation is MNHAVQAVSPTAVNEQTPCVPLSSHRSTPDVLPPDQLAQYNEDLAYKKAVNSLSGKMIQGVLAGIFIGVGALFATVVMSGDPHSALPYGVTKMLGGFCFTVGLSLVMLGGGQLFTSDCLISMPVASGRLSFGHMVRSWAVVWCSNFVGAVAFAGLIFLGGQYMQGHGVVGANALYIASAKASLPASQAFFLGILCNIMVCMAVWMANAGRTVADKIIVIVLPIAGFVAAGGEHCVANMYFIPMGLMIEYGAPDSFWMDIGKLAVDSRPHIDAVSALKNLGIVTLANVIGGGVFVGGVYWKLFRSARNQSCG
- a CDS encoding glycine--tRNA ligase subunit alpha is translated as MSKSPSFQQLVLTLQQFWAGHGCAILQPYDMEVGAGTFHPATTLRALGPDPWNAAYVQPSRRPTDGRYGENPNRLQHYYQFQVIMKPSPDNIQELYLDSLRALGIDPMKHDIRFVEDDWESPTLGAWGLGWEVWCDGMEVTQFTYFQQVGGFECNPVPAEITYGLERLAMYIQGVENVYDLDFNGAGVTYGDIFHQAEVEYSAHNFEYADTTMLLNHFRDAEKECQSLLAAGLPLPAYDQCIKASHRFNLLDARGVISVTERAAYIGRVRALAKACCEGWLKARGHLVAAEG
- a CDS encoding argininosuccinate synthase, giving the protein MKDNPDKIVLAYSGGLDTSVMIPWLKEHYPNAEITAVTVDLGQGEDLQAIRDKALRTGAYHAVVVDVRKAFVTDYVWPLVKAGALYEEQYVLGTISRPLIAQKLVEVARSTGASAIVHGATGKGNDQVRFEYTINALAPDIKVIAPWRSWSITSRQDAIRYAQTHGVEVPVSPSSPYSRDRNIWFVSHEGGCLERLDTGQPDDVLLMTEVLEKASADAEFLSLEFVQGVPVALDSVPMDPVSLLSALNARAGRHGIGVADIIESRLVGMKVRGIYESPAAAVLYKAHHILETACLDRAMLRLKQSMKPAYADLVYEGQWFSQSREALDAFFNETQKNVTGTVTVRLYKGNVQYAGLKSPCSLYNADLATFEEDSLYNQADAQGFINLFSLPAKVYGMVHRQSRTQEEVPA
- the argH gene encoding argininosuccinate lyase, with the translated sequence MTNAVWGGRFRKPMDPSVARFNASLPFDCRLYRFDIEGSRVHARMLARQGLITPQDADDIDAGLAEILGELEQGGIPSESTAEDIHMFVEQRLIEKIGDTGKKLHTGRSRNDQVALDLRLYARDAGQKVQGYLQAVHATLLKLEERHINDAMPGYTHLQQAQPVPLGRCFGAWAAMFGRDIGRLKDWKSRMNQCPLGAGALAGSTLPLDRSFVASELGFDGVIENTIDAVSDRDYIIEFHGVAALVMMHLSRLAEDMIVWASTEFGFVVLDDAFSTGSSLMPNKKNPDVFELVRGKSGRVFGNLMSMLTVMKALPLSYNKDMQEDKEGLFDTVDTLVACLGIMPALLESLIFRTDAMCRAAESGYLDATRILEDLVRQGVPFRDAHHRVGAWVAEAMDRGCPLREVMETQMTS
- the rpsD gene encoding 30S ribosomal protein S4, with amino-acid sequence MSKRHSAKYKIDRRLGVNLWGRAKSPINKREYGPGQHGQRRKKPSDYGTQLMAKQKLKGYYGNISEKQFRKYYAEAVRRKGDTSENLIGLLERRLDAVVYRMKFVPTVFASRQFINHGHVRVNGRRVNIQSYMVREGDVVSVREKSREMALVMEAVASSERDVPEYMEVDAKALKGTFVRTPKLADVPYPVQMEPNLVVEFYSR
- a CDS encoding polyprenyl synthetase family protein codes for the protein MTNPPNAETIACPQTADTNALDVLGDLVADDMKRVNETIVQRMQSPVALIPQLAGHLVAAGGKRLRPMLTLASARLCGYEDGEDHIRLATCVEFIHTATLLHDDVVDESVLRRGQASANALFGNKPSVLVGDFLFSRAFELMVEVGNLPVLGILSRASAVIAEGEVQQLITTNDIDTREESYLEVISGKTAELFAAACKVGAEVAGRTHAEANALYAYGMALGLAFQIVDDCLDYSANQERLGKTIGDDFREGKITLPVILALQQANRDERAFWSRTLGELQQNEGDLEQAMALMKRHGALEATAQRAREYGEQAKEALKIFPPSPMHQALRDIVGFCISRAW
- a CDS encoding tRNA1(Val) (adenine(37)-N6)-methyltransferase: MVEENKLLGGRVRLLQPLEGYRVALDPVFLAAAVPGFGCGKVLDVGMGTGAAALCLLARLPVDSLCGVELVPSHADLARQSVLVNGYEDRCNVLCADLRSRPAPVPGSSFDVVISNPPYHGQGTFPSDPGRAHAHMENVPLRDWMIFCLRCLKLGGWLVVVHRMDRLGEMLATLQGRAGGVEIIPLWPRVGQEAKRVLVRARKGYGSPMRLLPGIVLHNATGDFTDAAQAVLRDALSVDTAMALS
- a CDS encoding DUF2927 domain-containing protein, with protein sequence MHSPGYIMFRNVAFLTAGLILGMFALAWFSALGGRHQGAPQPEQVVRLFDSVAFSGFGEQGPAGQGPVLRRWTAPVTVGVKGQPLERDDDERPWTMALREYVTAWNSVRGLSLSLVDLPATENSRHLLEDPSDASLRILVLPEQALADLAFQNVIPRTHAAELADRRRGCTVLGAEGPALSNVVLLVRDDVGRSARATCLGHGLAKALGFGIDARTASDVFRSRPDGLGFLPAGRIVAELVYDPAFVPGQSRHDVLPLIPELLEQRGMIDHE
- a CDS encoding CPBP family glutamic-type intramembrane protease, which produces MTLIPWLFLFAGAALLWLPNRFRTLSYTVLIAGYGAAALNGHLDFPALVPVLLLGLSAVLIQRERWIRTAGFALFTLTATVLALHKAPGFENLEVITADVLSEGAAPASLWLNLDKPLVGFWLMLFLPWCLAEPHTKHPVIQTALVLAGTVSVCLGLGFITDSITWAPKWPEWGWLWALNNLLLVSMAEEAFFRGFVQGGMERLWGHKRYGKTLALVLAALLFGLAYHRGGMAWISLATVAGIGYGLAWRAGGLRSAVATHFGLNLIHFSLFTYPILASAT